One stretch of Toxoplasma gondii ME49 chromosome XI, whole genome shotgun sequence DNA includes these proteins:
- a CDS encoding hypothetical protein (encoded by transcript TGME49_311490), which produces MSKLAKKCVCTPPSFVFPRRPRAQARGTEQPGPWGRRELVLNTREDLADATKRDCVSVLRSSSVVALRAIFQGLEDGQATTPTEGHTHNPLATPKPTQALRALEEPGRNTVDHALDDMDSALDPVNSKFESDNVEPEVAELISNVMHRVELGKVPHSSKLLRPQTRPPAPIPFIFGKPENSFRPIEPAPVSGAEGLYSELGSGGEDEFMSTSARTAFDVPVRNAVPFPSVLPGDSIVSPLPPAVVPSLKATQPLTVWTPSLVAAQRKKRTSASDRTRHSRNGPEESREKQRAEDRTEEPRRRKAMQSPPGEVPEAEVEEGRTRTQQSDTEASKRGRKKARGRRRKKDKDKEDSQGAADVGNSESAPQTLMRTSQVEKRNRNEETRAGALDNRRYPAGVAEPRRDKKGEVEETEEPRRKTARDANAILSAREAEKKKRRKERKRNNQRRHAAEPSLTSPQDKRDDAEKRQKTNSERNERAIAVPQNSKLGVQRYVATERGRSPKPGKRLPVVEEKKGANSRNDENKAEDQPAVSPLVDDGPGHKNERKGTAARLAPRQASSLHRKTDDKGKPQTTQDPLGETAAAGATAEGAEDQKRRASRQRRGVATTLDLKSPSMSVSGPSGAPSFVAGIWRRRRTGPWLSGLTDVDEVEAEVPGPELDSSEAYSGAAGHTHSGDSVEATRVDAMKDSHRPSFRRPVLMRFSVPLPTPPPAPPPTPMTPLSPKSPRASLSPRTSKTQSKHLPSVTQSPFMWKETSEDFDRDKLEVVPLPRDWWDTLVPHLPYGKDDETLSPSRVTDDGAVDLRDSAAPSKWDSSGALEGVDAASRKKRRDSEEDARPWRRPSVVAVPPDLPLPSGSDAEPGLRLASLLQNVKKALGADDDEKDQMHRDGEADNQAEEQISKSRQALLDSMNALSAGRTQKTAGEEDGENYGKETHLEDYGNATDDLPAGRLSLLLLGVVCAVSRVGFDLRKRKKRERQRRAGRMVWRSRFQSKTDFSMSRANSLDTSFPSLSRTVMPGSLSRSTLSSLTPNAFDGSPRKGGDSDSTVSTGFSRVSSSVSSSSADSIPLSMGSTHDRKRKKGARHAFRRGCRRQRRPVQGQVYAGESRLRTPAKKPDSLYTQAGEPEKTVCTGVPCGKALPAALSVRGSNGNEDATERGLAGGPSLVSSVQPVETGAADTAPGLPDQQSKQTRGTRKGRSSVARGLRRRSVTARPRRRHRQRQEVAAKLPAAGPSDTFRAEGEVSPDSRNGLSFYDNAGFTPFQGTPEHSRKLDLIVNTSVGGKNV; this is translated from the exons ATGAGCAAACTAGCCAAAAAATGCGTATGCACTCCAccctctttcgtttttcctcggcGGCCTCGGGCACAGGCGCGAGGCACGGAGCAGCCAGGCCCATGGGGACGAAGGGAACTTGTGTTGAATACCCGAGAAGACCTGGCAGACgcaacgaagagagactgtGTGTCGGTCCTCCGTTCATCGTCTGTTGTTGCGTTGCGTGCTATCTTCCAGGGACTCGAAGACGGCCAAGCAACG ACACCAACCGAAGGC CACACACATAACCCTCTAGCGACG CCAAAACCGACTCAAGCTCTCCGCGCCCTCGAAGAACCGGGAAGAAACACCGTTGACCATGCGCTCGATGATATGGACTCGGCGTTGGATCCCGTAAATAGTAAATTTGAAAGCGACAACGTCGAACCGGAAGTGGCAGAGTTGATTTCTAATGTGATGCATCGCGTCGAGCTAGGCAAAGTGCCGCACAGTTCCAA GCTACTGCGTCCTCAAACGCGACCCCCGGCACCGATTCCCTTCATTTTTGGCAAACCAGAGAACTCGTTCAGGCCGATCGAACCCGCTCCGGTGAGCGGCGCTGAAGGCCTTTATTCCGAGCTTGGGTCCGGGGGTGAAGACGAGTTCATGTCGACGTCTGCGCGGACGGCGTTTGATGTGCCTGTACGTAACGCAGTTCCCTTTCCGAGTGTGCTGCCAGGCGACAGCATCGTCTCACCTTTGCCGCCTGCTGTTGTCCCTTCCCTGAAGGCGACTCAGCCTCTCACCGTTTGGACGCCCTCGCTGGTTGCCGCacaaaggaaaaaacgcacttcggccTCAGACCGGACACGTCACTCGCGAAACGGGCCGGAGGAATCTCGAGAAAAGCAACGCGCTGAGGACAGGACAGAGGAGCCGCGGCGTCGAAAGGCCATGCAATCGCCGCCGGGCGAGGTTCCTGAAGCAGAGGTGGAGGAAGGACGGACGAGAACACAGCAATCTGACACTGAGGCCTCCAAGAGAGGTCGAAAAAAGgcacgaggacgaagacgaaaaaaagacaaagataAAGAAGACTCGCAAGGTGCCGCCGATGTGGGGAACTCGGAAAGTGCACCACAGACACTCATGAGAACGTCGCaggtggagaagcgaaatcggaacgaggagacaagggCTGGAGCTCTCGACAACAGGCGGTACCCTGCGGGTGTTGCGGAGCCACGTCGGGACAAGAAGGGCGAggtcgaagagacagaagaaccaAGGAGGAAAACCGCAAGAGACGCAAACGCGATTCTGTCTGCCCGAGaagcggaaaagaaaaagcggCGAAAAGAACGGAAGCGGAACAatcagaggagacacgctgCCGAGCCCTCGCTAACCAGTCCacaagacaagagagacgatgctgaaaagagacagaagacgaactcCGAGAGGAATGAGAGGGCTATCGCAGTACCCCAAAATTCCAAGCTAGGGGTGCAGCGTTACGTTGCGACCGAAAGGGGCCGGTCTCCTAAACCCGGTAAACGCTTGCCAGTggtggaggaaaagaaaggcgcCAATAGTCGCAACGACGAGAACAAGGCTGAAGATCAG ccGGCTGTTTCTCCCCTTGTTGATGATGGTCCTGGCCACAAGAATGAACGCAAAGGGACAGCGGCGCGGTTGGCGCCTCGTCAGgcctcgtctctgcatcgAAAGACAGACGACAAGGGGAAGCCTCAGACGACGCAGGATCCGTTGGGCGAAACTGCAGCGGCGGGAGCGACCGCCGAGGGCGCTGAGGACCAGAAAAGGCGAGcgtcgaggcagaggagaggggTCGCAACGACGCTCGACCTCAAGTCCCCTTCGATGTCTGTGTCCGGCCCCAGTGGCGCACCTTCGTTTGTGGCAGGAAtctggaggaggaggcgcacAGGACCTTGGCTGTCCGGGTTGACAGACGTGGATGAGGTTGAAGCTGAGGTCCCAGGTCCAGAGCTGGATAGCAGCGAAGCGTACTCTGGTGCGGCAGGACACACCCACTCCGGAGACAGCGTTGAAGCCACACGCGTCGACGCGATGAAAGATTCCCACCGACCCTCCTTTAGACGCCCCGTGCTTATGCGGttctctgtgcctcttcCGACGccgcctcccgcgcctccgcCGACGCCCATGACGCCACTGTCTCCGAAGTCGCCCAGGGCGTCCTTGTCGCCCAGGACGTCCAAGACGCAGTCCAAGCACTTACCCTCCGTGACCCAGAGTCCGTTCAtgtggaaggagacaagcgaaGATTTTGATCGAGACAAACTGGAGGTCGTTCCATTGCCTAGAGACTGGTGGGATACCCTTGTGCCACATCTGCCCTACGGAAAGGACGATGAGACGCTGTCCCCGTCGCGTGTGACGGACGACGGCGCGGTGGATCTTCGGGACTCCGCGGCTCCCTCCAAGTGGGATTCCTCCGGGGCTCTGGAAGGTGTGGATGCAGCAtcacgaaaaaaacgcagggacagcgaagaggatGCCCGTCCATGGCGGCGGCCTTCGGTTGTTGCCGTGCCTCCGGACCTGCCTCTCCCGTCGGGCTCAGACGCAGAGCCGGGCCTTCGCCTAGCTTCGCTCCTTCAGAACGTTAAGAAAGCCCTGGGAGCTGATGATGACGAGAAGGATCAGATGCACCGGGACGGGGAAGCCGATAATCAGGCAGAGGAGCAGATTAGCAAAAGCAGACAAGCTCTGCTGGATAGCATGAACGCCCTCTCGGCGGGGCGTACACAAAAAACtgcaggtgaagaagacggagaaaactATGGTAAAGAGACACATCTGGAG GACTACGGAAATGCAACAGATGATCTTCCCGCCGGCCGTCTTAGTCTGCTTTTACTTGGAGTCGTGTGCGCGGTGAGCCGTGTTGGTTTCGACCTGCggaagcggaagaaacgGGAGCGGCAGCGGCGAGCGGGGCGAATGGTGTGGCGTTCGCGTTTCCAGTCGAAGACCGATTTCTCAATGTCTCGGGCGAACTCACTAGACACCAGTTTCCCTTCCTTGTCACGGACAGTCATGCCCGGTTCCTTGTCGCGCTCGACGTTGTCCTCGTTGACGCCGAACGCTTTCGACGGGAGTCCTCGGAAGGGCGGCGACAGCGACTCGACAGTCAGCACCGGCTTTtcccgcgtctcttcctctgtctcctcgtcctctgctgACAGCATTCCCCTTTCCATGGGGTCCACACATGATCGCAAGCGCAAGAAGGGCGCCCGCCACGCCTTTCGACGCGGCTGTAGGCGCCAGCGCCGGCCTGTGCAGGGTCAGGTGTACGCGGGAGAGTCCCGACTTCGGACTCCAGCGAAAAAACCCGACAGTTTGTATACCCAGGCGGGCGAGCCAGAGAAAACTGTGTGTACGGGAGTGCCCTGCGGCAAGGCTCTGCCTGCGGCCCTTAGCGTCCGAGGAAGTaacggaaacgaagacgcaaCCGAGCGGGGGCTGGCGGGAGGCCCTTCGCTCGTGTCCTCTGTGCAGCCTGTAGAGACCGGAGCAGCGGACACCGCTCCGGGGCTCCCCGACCAACAAAGCAAGCAGACACGAGGAACCCGTAAGGGGCGCTCTTCAGTCGCTCGTGGCCTTCGGCGGAGAAGCGTGACAGCTCGGCCGCGAAGACGACaccgacagagacaagaggtCGCAGCGAAGTTGCCTGCAGCCGGGCCTTCCGACACCTTTCGGGCAGAAGGGGAGGTGAGTCCCGACAGCCGAAATGGGCTTTCCTTCTACGACAACGCCGGGTTCACCCCTTTTCAAGGAACGCCCGAACATTCGCGGAAGCTGGATCTGATCGTAAACACTTCGGTGGGGGGCAAAAATGTATAG
- a CDS encoding hypothetical protein (encoded by transcript TGME49_311485), which produces MSKLEKTQDRQHSVRDRRQLTITVRRGPGRSCGGTSSQSPAHTWATWAQSILEQLRSAEKMERVFSSEEKRQKMSMGKFLGRASNTFNRGLYNWWVRLSQLLAVAAFVTTLDVDVQNSLTEEPSCFPAFTWVIAADRDSPFPPSEVQGPPFVRPSVREFRLVHRDEAPFAVGFIKCSFRLVTPVTSDSSNLLYLLGGC; this is translated from the exons ATGTCCAAGCTCGAGAAAACACAGGACCGTCAACACTCTGTACGCGATAGACGTCAGCTAACAATAACAGTGAGGCGGGGGCCGGGACGCAGCTGTGGAGGGACATCCTCCCAGTCACCTGCTCACACTTGGGCAACTTGGGCACAGTCCATTCTGGAACAACTTCGCTCCGCTGAAAAAATGGAAAGAGTCTTTTCGTCGGAggaaaagcgacagaagatgTCTATGGGAAAGTTTCTGGGTCGCGCCTCAAACACCTTTAACAGAGGTCTGTATAACTGGTGGGTTCGCCTGTCGCAACTACTGGCCGTTGCTGCGTTCGTCACCACGCTCGACGTGGACGTGCAGAACTCTCTCACTGAAGAACCCTCTTGTTTTCCAGCTTTCACTTGGGTCATCGCTGCAGACCGCGACTCTCCTTTCCCCCCTTCAGAAGTTCAAGGACCCCCTTTCGTCCGTCCCA GCGTACGTGAATTCCGGCTGGTTCACCGTGACGAGGCACCCTTCGCCGTGGGATTTATAAAGTGTAGCTTTCGCTTGGTGACGCCTGTGACTAGTGATTCCTCTAACCTTTTGTATCTTCTAGGGGGGTGTTGA